The following coding sequences lie in one Metopolophium dirhodum isolate CAU chromosome 5, ASM1992520v1, whole genome shotgun sequence genomic window:
- the LOC132944650 gene encoding zinc finger MYM-type protein 1-like, whose translation MVDNDPVRFSNTITKLSFEQKKYILCLGPCQPTTQQMPLRQFPRTNKYSFRAQWYTKTLPDGSMGFRKWLSYSISADKIFCIYCMLFGKSPKKAWTIDGTSRWKDGNHLLTSHETSTIHIAASIDATIHEHCSPLLPALEEKKKMEVQTNRVVVKQLIDISLFLAKHGLAFRGHKEKWTDSIRGNFKDMVILLAEYSPVLSSYITCLKKKGKSVTSLISWQRQNQLIDAISNSIFNSFTQKVETACVFSISIDTTFDISRQEQVSFIVRFVDESNGMIYERLLAMCSTASTKSETLFNIFLNVFNKTNLNWKKNLIGQSYDGAANMRGEYNSLQAKVKSENPHAVYIWCWAHRLNLVVEQGVASCLEAVDFFGILGRVFDFVCSSKNRVFLFEQNQKIRNPNLPVRRLKRVTTTRWSSHSTALNTVLLTWASLVDTLEDLWKSEASSDASSFLLYFQSERFLYTCFLFKKIFSVLDPLSKTFQAIDIDLITASSMITSKRGQLLNIRNEFNSIVIEVKQFIQNHLDENFTPLPQKRSRKRKIMPGEKATDEPTSDPLTNFKYHTFYTVLDIICKIKMDTNKIPCDAFEGIASIYSTFLNAEALNTEYLWLIDCFSNLEKTINLTKYLHKDEDNESTNSSDFESHISESDEELISQCPIEESQI comes from the exons ATGGTAGATAATGATCCTGTAAGATTTTCTAATACCATTACAAAATTAAGTTTTGAACAGaagaagtatattttatgtttgggTCCTTGTCAACCAACTACTCAGCAGATGCCACTCCGACAATTCCCAAGAACAAACAAATACAGTTTCCGTGCTCAATGGTACACTAAAACTTTGCCTGATGGGTCAATGGGATTCCGTAAATGGTTATCGTATTCAATATCagctgataaaatattttgcatttattgTATGTTGTTTGGTAAATCTCCTAAGAAGGCATGGACTATTGATGGTACTTCTCGTTGGAAAGatggtaaccatttattaacTTCCCATGAAACTTCAACTATACACATAGCCGCCTCAATTGATGCTACTATACATGAACATTGTTCACCATTATTACCAGCGttagaagaaaaaaagaaaatggagGTTCAAACCAACAGAGTAGTTGTAAAACAACTAATAGATATTTCGCTATTTTTAGCTAAACATGGACTTGCATTTAGAGGTCATAAAGAAAAGTGGACGGATTCTATTCGTGGAAACTTTAAAGATAtggttattttattagctgAATATTCACCTGTATTATCGTCTTACATTACTTGTTTAAAAAAGAAGGGGAAATCTGTTACATCTTTAATATCCTGGCAACGACAAAACCAGTTAATCGATGctatttcaaattcaattttcaattcattCACACAAAAAGTTGAAACTGCTTGTGTTTTCAGCATATCTATTGATACAACATTTGACATCTCAAGACAAGAACAAGTTTCTTTCATAGTGCGTTTTGTTGATGAAAGTAATGGTATGATATATGAACGTTTACTCGCAATGTGTTCTACTGCCTCTACTAAAAGTGAAACACTATTCAATATTTTCCttaatgttttcaataaaaccaatcttaattggaaaaaaaacctaataggTCAATCATATGACGGTGCCGCCAATATGAGGGGTGAGTACAATAGTTTACAGGCAAAAGTAAAAAGTGAAAATCCTCATGCAGTTTATATTTGGTGTTGGGCTCACCGTTTAAATTTGGTTGTTGAACAAGGTGTTGCAAGTTGCCTTGAAGCAGTtgatttttttggaattttaggAAGAGTTTTTGACTTTGTATGTAGCAGTAAAAACCGTGTATTCCTTTttgaacaaaatcaaaaaatccgAAACCCTAACTTGCCGGTTCGTCGTTTGAAACGTGTAACTACTACTAGGTGGAGTAGCCATTCTACAGCTCTTAATACAGTTTTACTGACTTGGGCATCGTTAGTTGATACACTGGAAGATCTTTGGAAATCAGAAGCTTCATCAGATGCATCGtcatttcttttatattttcaatctgAAAGATTTCTTTAtacatgttttttatttaaaaaaatattttctgtacTAGATCCATTAAGCAAAACATTTCAAGCGATTGATATAGATCTTATCACTGCATCATCAATGATAACATCAAAAAGAggtcaattattaaatattcgcaatgaatttaattcaattgtCATCGAAGTGAAgcaatttattcaaaatcatcTGGATGAAAATTTTACTCCTTTACCACAAAAACGgtcaagaaaaagaaaaataatgccCGGGGAGAAAGCAACCGATGAACCAACATCTGACCCTCtgactaattttaaatatcacacTTTTTACACGGTGCTTGATATCATATGCA aaataaaaatggaTACTAACAAAATACCTTGTGATGCATTTGAAGGCATAGCGTCgatatattcaacatttttaaatgcagaAGCATTAAATACAGAATATTTATGGCTTATtgattgtttttcaaatttagaaaaaacaataaatttaactaaatatctTCATAAGGATGAGGATAATGAATCAACCAATTCTTCAGATTTTGAATCGCACATTTCCGAGTCTGATGAAGAATTAATTTCTCAATGTCCCATCGAAGAAT cTCAAATATAA